In one window of Halococcus salifodinae DSM 8989 DNA:
- the tmk gene encoding dTMP kinase: MLITLEGIDGSGKTTVWEALHDTVDATFTREPTDSWYGEAVARSINDPDADPLAELFLYTADHAAHLSSTVRPALDAGDVVIADRYSDSRYAYQGAALDGRVKRPMEYVRGVHQPWTRPPDATIYLDLDPEQGAARSGATNKFEQAEYLDRVRTNYEQLIEYEPERFVRVDATQSPETVIEAAESTVERLLDTATE; encoded by the coding sequence ATGCTCATCACGCTCGAAGGCATCGACGGCAGCGGAAAGACCACGGTCTGGGAGGCGCTTCACGACACCGTCGACGCCACCTTCACCCGCGAGCCGACCGACTCGTGGTACGGCGAGGCGGTCGCGCGCTCGATCAACGATCCCGACGCCGACCCGCTCGCCGAACTCTTTCTGTATACGGCTGACCACGCCGCCCACCTCTCCTCTACTGTGCGCCCCGCACTCGACGCCGGCGACGTCGTGATTGCGGATCGGTACTCCGACTCGCGGTACGCCTACCAGGGCGCGGCGCTCGACGGGCGGGTGAAACGCCCGATGGAGTACGTTCGTGGCGTTCACCAGCCGTGGACGCGCCCGCCGGACGCGACGATCTATCTCGACCTCGATCCCGAGCAGGGGGCAGCGCGAAGCGGCGCGACCAACAAGTTCGAGCAGGCGGAGTATCTCGACCGGGTCCGGACGAACTACGAGCAACTCATCGAGTACGAACCCGAGCGGTTCGTGCGAGTCGACGCGACCCAGTCGCCCGAGACGGTGATCGAAGCGGCCGAATCGACGGTCGAGCGGCTGCTCGATACGGCTACCGAGTAG
- a CDS encoding helix-turn-helix domain-containing protein, protein MGSACVIRGEIPADEFALYEALSSSPDIEFEVERIIETGTDAAMPLVWVRGADHEAVADVFENDPSVQEIELLSEFDNEQLYRMEWVTEVDLVLQMLTNSEATITDAYGTDGRWHLRVLYPDRESLTKTTEFRDEQGLTFDITAIRELEGEPAGRYGLTTEQFEALEAALQAGYYEVPRDIDQNDLAEKLGISHQALSERLRRATGALVEDALLVGAVPDHDGKS, encoded by the coding sequence ATGGGGAGTGCATGCGTTATCAGGGGTGAGATTCCGGCCGACGAGTTCGCGCTCTACGAGGCGCTCTCGTCGTCGCCCGACATCGAGTTCGAGGTCGAACGGATCATCGAGACTGGAACGGATGCCGCAATGCCACTCGTGTGGGTCCGGGGGGCCGACCACGAGGCCGTTGCGGACGTCTTCGAGAACGATCCGAGTGTGCAGGAGATCGAACTCCTCTCGGAGTTCGACAACGAACAGCTCTACCGGATGGAGTGGGTCACCGAGGTCGATCTCGTTCTCCAGATGCTCACGAACTCCGAGGCGACCATCACCGACGCGTACGGCACCGACGGCCGGTGGCATCTTCGGGTGCTCTATCCCGACCGCGAGTCGTTGACGAAGACGACCGAGTTCCGCGATGAGCAGGGGTTGACGTTCGATATCACCGCGATCCGTGAGCTGGAGGGCGAGCCCGCCGGTCGGTACGGCCTGACGACCGAACAGTTCGAGGCGCTCGAAGCCGCGCTCCAAGCGGGCTACTACGAGGTCCCGCGCGACATCGATCAGAACGATCTCGCCGAGAAGCTCGGGATCTCCCATCAGGCGCTCTCCGAACGCCTCCGGCGCGCGACCGGCGCGCTCGTCGAGGACGCGCTGCTGGTCGGGGCCGTCCCGGATCACGATGGGAAGTCCTGA